The sequence gttcgtcgacatcaaatagttttttactgtagtaaatagtgttttactgtaacaaatagtgtttactgtagcaaatagtgtttactgtagcaaatatcactgtagcaaagtcgttttcactgtagcactgtatcaaaatacggtttcactgtagcaaatagtgttttactgtagcaaagtcatttttactgtagcaattaatgttttactgtaggaaagtcgtttttacttgtacatcttataatatatatatatatatatacatacatatatgtatatttacataatattaaatcataaagagaattggtttaaattagtcgaaatttttcggttcATCACATGATACCAATTATGTTTAGCTAAACCAGGTTCGATTCTCACTTCAAGCAGAGAGTTTTCAACCTTTAATGGTAatgccaacatcaatgcgatttcgGAAGGTCTCTCGGTGGTTTTCGCAACCTTCGATGATACTGCCAACATCTTTACGAATTGGGTTTTCTGCTAACGCatgtgtgagtgacaaatgagagcattcaaTGTCGATATCGCCCCGTTAAAAAAATTATGTTTAGCTAACTTTGTATTTCTTTTAATAATAAAATGTAAATTTAGAAGTAAGATAGATTAGATTATCATAAAGTAAtgggaggtgattctcacacaccattTATTGATCCATGTATATTTTTCTTTCATAAACTCTCAATTATGCCTCTAGATTAATCTAAGAAGTTGAActtatattacagagtattattgtaAGTATAATTAAAGGTAAAATAGGTAATTAGATGTATATTGATCAAAAAATAGTATGTGAGGATCACCTCCCTCCATAAGGGTCTGTTCCAGAGATTTGTATTGGAAGGGGAAAAAAAAGGAACcaggaagaaataaaaaaaatggcgTTCCTGAGTTTTGGTTGGAAAGAAAGGGAAGGGACTGGATTGATTATTTTGTCATTTCCTTCCCAATCTTTCCTTCCAAATTGGAAGGATCTCACTCACCTCTCTTTCATTCACTTCATCTCATTTCTTTTCTTATATATATGAACTCTGTAACAAAGCCTAAAGTAACACGAGAAAAAAGATTATCATAAAATTTTTCATTGCcttaaaaaaaaaagattatcaTCAAGTAAAAACTTAGAAAGAGATTACTTTTAAATTTTTTTGTAGCGTTATAGTAATacgcaaggttgcaaaaatcggaaAAATCTTTCGAGTTCTCGCCAAGAAATCGTTTTAGAGTTGCTGTTGAGTTCTCATTTTGAAATCGGCTAAAAAATCGGTCAACGGCCAGTTTAATCGGTCAACGACCAATAAATTGAGTTTCTCGGCCAAAAATCGGTCAAACCGGTCAAATTTCGAgtatcataaaaattatcatttttatcccaaaagtcaacgaaagtcaaccaccGGAAACTCCTTGATTTCTCCACGAGTTCATGGTCCCGCCGAGAACCCAAAGAATTCAGATTTTTGGTAACTTTTGGTAATATGGAAGGGAAAGGGAATTTCACTATATTCTGAACTTCTGCTTGTCTCCCTCATCGGTTGCAATTACCTTCATTACGTCGTCCGATCGCCGATCATGGCATCCGATCCAAACTGCACTGTTTACGTCGGTAACTTTTCAACACTTTCACCACCTCTTAATTCATTTAATGATTTCTTCACTTACATCAATTAAAGTTTAATTAATCGCTATACGTATTACGCACACGATCAAATCGTAAATTGATGTTCATAGGTTTATCGATCATTCATATCTGATTGTAATAGTATAATTCTATCTGATTGTCACATGTTTACAATTGTTATTCATTGTTAATTTCTATTATCACATTGTTCATCAATTTCATTCGATTAAAAGGAATCCAAACAGCACAACTAAGTTACTTGAAATTTATTACTAAAACGAACATTATTTGTAGAAATCGGAAACATTAGCCTCAAGTTATTACATTATCTTAATCTGCTCATCTACTACATCATTAGTTTCTGATAATTTAGAGTGTGTGTCACTGTGTTGTACAACCTTACTTGAACAGGATCTGTTCTATAGGCTTGTACCTCTGTAATCATGATTCTTAAGAGTTTGTGTTGTATCGTCTTCTTAGAATACAACGCATCGCGCATCTAATTATGTGCACACAGTAATTATTTTCTGATCAGATATTAATATCATGGTTATCTTATAGATACACTGCGTAAAAGGACCTCTTAGACATTACTTAAAAACGGTGTCAAAAGTAAGCGAAAATACAAATCGATAGTTACATCATTGAAGTATAGGGATATGATTCGTGTTGCTAGTAGGATGGATTGCATACTGTCATATGCTGGATTGAACACATTCCAACGTATAGCCAATTGGTTTATTTCATAGGTTATCTTGATAAAAGAAAAACTGAAAAAAGTCGTTAAACTGCAGATACTGTTGAATTTGGATGAATATCCAGAAATATTTCTTTATAAAAGATTAGTGACTGATCCTTTAACTTCTATACTTTTGGTTAAAGATGTTTGTTAAGTTACATGGAGTGTGCGTCCATATGCTGTTTTCACAATGTGGTTGTAGCTGATATTTTATACTGCAGGTAATCTGGATGAGCGAGTAAGTGATAGGGTTTTGTATGATATTCTTATTCAAGCTGGTCGCGTAGTTGACTTGCACATTCCTCGAGACAAGGAAACAGATAGACCAAAAGGCTTTGCATTTGCAGAATATGAAACAGAGGAGATTGCAGATTATGCTGTCAGGCTTTTTACCGGCCTAGTCACTCTTTACAACCGAACCCTGAGATTTGGGGTATATATAACTTCCCTACTTGATCTCAATGAATTTCATATCCTCTTTGTTCGTAGGTTCAATTTCAAATGTGATCTTATGTTGAAGTTGAATCTAATATACGAGTAATTATATCTGGTATTCTTAAGGCGATGCTAATGATGCGGGGATTTAGCAGCTGAAATACTACTCATTTTACATATTCAGAATAACAGTCGTAACAGATTGTCTGATTATTGTAGCTTCAAACGTTAGAAGCACAACTAGACATCTCCTAAGTCCATTTTTATTACAATTGATTACTCAATTATTAGGTAAGCTAAATATGATGATATATGAATGTGGACAGATATCTGGACAAGACAAGGCCACTGCACCATCGATGCTTACATCTAATGCTCCTTATAAATCAAGGTTCCATGAAGATGTTTCTACAAGCCCTTTGTCGCGACACACTCACggtaatatattttattattcaaTTACTTTCTACTTTTACGTTTTTGCTTCTCATACGAAGCTCTTCAAAACGTATTATAATAACAGTAAGTTTTTTCTCCTTTCTTTGTGTGATGGCCAAACTCATGGTTCATGACAACCTTCCTATATGTCCGAATGCCAGTTTCATCTAGATCACATGAGGATCACAACAATCATGGACGTCAAAGACGTATTGGGACTACATGGGATGGTATTACCCATTCTAGGTGAAGTCACTATGATATAAGTATCCGAAAACATTATGCTCCATATTAACAAATCAATTATAATCATCCTCTTATTGTTGTTGTCAACTCGAGTATTACAGTGGTGGTTAATAACTAAAGCCCTCTCTTTAGTATCTGAATCTGTATCATGAATGTAGCTAGCTATCATGTTGATGCACATAGCGGCCTTGATCTTTTTGTTATATACCGTTAGTTATTAAGTTGATTTTAGTCCCCTGTCAATCATTAAGAATTGAGACTCTCTATTATGATATTTCCTTCTGGCTGAGTCATCAATGTTCTTGAATCCTTCATTATCTGTGTCACTGTGTGGTCCTTGTAATTGAGTGACTCATATACATCTACAGAATATAGTCGCTTGATGAAATAGTCTACAATGATTTTGTTCAGGTAGAATGAGGTAGCAACCAATGATTTTGTTCTTGaagaaaattgatatatatatatatatatatatatatatatatatatatatatatatatatatatatatatatatatatatatatataatgacttcTGGTGTCCCTCAAAATTGATATCTATTTAGGTTGATCGTTTATAAGCATGTACCACTTAATCCCAGTGTTGATGCTTCAATGGTACCTTGTTTTGTCCGTATTTACTATAAGCAGCAGCAGCAGTATAAATTTTTTGATGTACCATGagttatgtatattttttttaagtAATGGGCTAAGATTGGACAAATCATTGGATTAATAGAAAAGGGTTACTTAGCATTAGAAAATATAAGTTAGACTAAAAAGGGTGAAATTAAGGaatagaacaaaaaaaaaaaaaagtttttgatgAGTTTTTTCATCCAATACATTGTCAATAACCTCCTCAGAAATTATAAATTGGAATtggaaatatacatatatatatattttttttttattaaattgaaCGTATATTAATAACAACTATCGTCATTCTTTTGGTAAAGGGGTTGACATTATGATTCTTGTATACAAGTTTaactatttatatattttttttttattaaattgaaCGTATATTAATAACAACTATCGTCAATCTTTTAGTAAATGGATTGATATTCtgattattatataaaagtttaattatttatattaagagTATTTATGTAATCATATGGATAAGGGTATAATTGATAAAAGTTGACTCTATATTTTGGCTACGAGCTTTTTGAAACTTTTATGAGAAAAACTTGTGTCTAATTTTTTAGCTTAATTTGGGTTTACTAGCTTTTAGCTTTTAGAAATTTTAAAAAGCTCCAATACATTCCAATTTTAAACGCTACAAGAGTTTAGAAAAAAAAAAAGGCTTTTGGCCCATTAAATACTTAAATACCCTTTATCGTAAAATAAGAATCTCGCAACCTTATTTTTTCCATACgacgggtgtgtttggatgaaattagctggagctggagcttatagctggagctggagcttttaGCTGGAGATGGAGCTTATGGgctagagctggagcttatttttaaagctggtagctggagcttattattttttataaatgtttggtaaactagttgaagcttatttttcagttcataagctctactttttttcataagttactgaaagtagcttatttttctagagcttataattttcataagctctactttttatgtctaccaaacaaagcttattacttagagcttattaaaattataaactcaagctcctataagctctcaCGCTAAACACACCCGACCTCCAAGATCATACATCGACTGCATCATTCACTACGATCACTCACGGCCTCTTCTTCTATAGTCGATTGCATTATTCACGGTATGTATGGTCATGTTTATCATTCACAATCGTATATGTTTGTGTGTTGTATATATGTGTGTATTTGTGTCTGATTAGAATAGtagaaacaatattaaataatcaCACACATTCACGATGGGATGGAATTTGAAGAAAAAGTAACAAATCAAAGTGTGAATTCATTGATGATTGTAGCCAAGATTATTACATAGAATCCACAGCTTGCTTGAACTTATAATCTAATCTAAAACATAAATAAAAAATAGAAAATCGATGTGGTGGTGCTACGGTGGTGGTGGGTGAGGTTAAAGGGTGATTACTTGATGGTTAATGGTTGACTTCCAATTACTAGTTAATCACATAGTTATATTAGGCTGCTTAACTGACTTGTTTGTTTAGGTTAATTGTACTATATAGCCACTAATTcataaaaactaattataatatacATGATCCACTAACCTAATCTAtacatacattacatacatatatatatataaagcgtaTCCCTTTAATCTTACGTGTCAATTTCTCATTAATTTGAATTAAATAAATCTTACGTGTTATTATATTAATCAATCTCAGATACAGAATCTTACGtgtcattttattattaaaaactcaATTAAATAAAATATGCTCCAAGCGTACATTCTCTTTTGCATtcaatatattaaataaaatattttgttacctATTATATTTTGTTGCCTATTACACACGCTCAATTTGCAAGAAATACAAACTTTTAGTttgttaattacggagtattatagtTGATAATTATTTACGTAATCTAATTATTATTcttcttattataattataattataattataattataattattataataattacttcaAACCCCATATTATTAGGAAAGTAGAAATCATAATTCTCAGTTTGCTTTAGTTTTGCAAAAAACACTATTATATTTTGTTGCCTATTACGCACACTCAATTTGCAAGAaatacatgaaaggacccgttcatatacattataaacgattctcaatagttgattacatcgcgaggtatttgacctctatatgatacatttttcagacattgcattcgtttttaaaagataaactttctttacatcgaaaattgacagacatgcataccatttcataatatccaactataaatgacctaatctgtcatttacttaataataatctctatttaactcaacgacttgaatgcaacgtcttttaaaatatgtcatgaatgactccaagtaatatctttaaaatgagcaaatgcacagcggaagatttctttaacacctgagaataaacatgctttaaagtgtcaaccaaaaggttggtgagttcattagtttatcataatcattcattttcatcattttaatagaccacaagaatttcatttccagttctcataaatatacgtcccatgcatagagacaaaaatcattcatatggattgaacacctggtaaccgacattaacaagatgcatataagaatatcccctatcattccgggaaatctttcggacatgataaaaataacgtcgaagtactaaagcatccggtactttggatggggttcgttagacccaatagatctatctgtaggattcgcgtcaattaggcgtgcactaattttcaaaattagtgatgttccctaattcttaggttaccaagcaaaaaggggcatattcggcttcgatcattcaaccatataatgtagtttcgattacttgtgtctatttcgtaaaacatttataaaaattgcgcattattctcagtccaaaaatataaagggtaaaaaggcaaatgaaactcacctaatgtatttcgtagtaaaaatacatataacgtcattgaacaagtgcaaggttggtctcggattcacgaacctaaattaattatatacatatatatatgttggtcaatatttgtctagcaattaagtcaggtcatagtgtaccacaatcctaatgttcgagactaatatgcaaaagtctacaaaaaatcaatttgactcaaaatgatttccaaaatttatacataattataatctattttaaatatcgtcgttttatatttttaaatattttaaaaaaatttattagagtaaataatataattcatttattaataaataaaatttcatattaaaatttatatactaaaatatacttttatatatattaagtaataaaatttatagagttcatttaatatcataaagataatatttattaaagtaatttattacacgtagtaaaatatgtttgtatcacaaatttatttgataaaataatatctataataatagtaagtaaaagttgtattattttgtaataataattattattataaaaatatcaatatttataatttctaagatgacattatgataatacaataattctaattatgataactttaatatttacgatacttttttttaatattatcattaaaaataataattctatttaaaatgataataataatgatattttatagtaacaatgacatttctattaaaatgataattttcgttaaaatgatagttttaataccaacgatacttttaataataatagtaatgataaaaataataagaacaataattttatctaaatcaatagcttataatatattaatttcatcatgatgctcttacttattatttcctaatcgtttcgtttaatagcttttaatcgtcttttacatcgtgttcataataacgataataatagtaattaaaataattaggtgttactaatattagttttaattacaataatactaataataataattactatgactttattaacgataatactattaattattttaatgataatataataataataataacaataaccatttttgaataatgatatatatatatatatatatatatatatatatatatatatatatatattaatgataataataataataataataataataataataataataataataataataactttaacgataataacgataaaaataataattttcaatgataaatcccttttattgataataataataataataataataataataataataataataataataataataataataataataataataataataataataataataagataaaactagaacgacgataaaaataatcatttttaataataataca comes from Rutidosis leptorrhynchoides isolate AG116_Rl617_1_P2 chromosome 4, CSIRO_AGI_Rlap_v1, whole genome shotgun sequence and encodes:
- the LOC139844649 gene encoding spliceosome-associated protein 49-like codes for the protein MASDPNCTVYVGNLDERVSDRVLYDILIQAGRVVDLHIPRDKETDRPKGFAFAEYETEEIADYAVRLFTGLVTLYNRTLRFGISGQDKATAPSMLTSNAPYKSRFHEDVSTSPLSRHTHVSSRSHEDHNNHGRQRRIGTTWDGITHSR